The Salminus brasiliensis chromosome 3, fSalBra1.hap2, whole genome shotgun sequence genome contains a region encoding:
- the vars2 gene encoding valine--tRNA ligase, mitochondrial, which produces MWRLTCGRSLREGGESLPRVLRTWGRRRCSAAEQPPSPSSSKPLHPQRTQSEKAKRKRKREEAILHSNVDNTGMKWSEKEKITYQAAVLPGEKKDTTLPLPQSYSPAYVESCWYPWWEKQGFFSPEKHSELPHAVDRYFSLCIPPPNVTGTLHLGHALTVAIEDALARWRRMQGYKVLWVPGCDHAGIATQSVVERRLLREQGKCRQDYSREEFLQEVWRWKKEKGEEIYHQLKKLGASLDWRRACFTMDPGFSSAVTEAFVRMCDSGLIYRSESLVNWSCALESAISDIEVDSKQLSGRTLLSVPGYQKKVEFGTMVTFAYPIDGQDGEVAVSTTRPETMLGDVAIAVHPDDTRYQALHGKQCRHPFMNRLLPIIADPMVDMDLGTGAVKLTPAHDYTDFLLSERHSLPRLTVIGGDGTMTSLCGPWLEGVQRFEARERVISALMEIKLFRGKKEHPMSLPICSRSGDVIEPLLKKQWFVRCEKMAKKAIQAVDEGDLEIIPHFYIKTWKNWLSNISDWCISRQLWWGHQIPAYQVTLPDSDTQEELWVWGRNESEARERAAAKFGVSPNAVILTQDPDVLDTWFSSGLFPFAMLGWPQQTEDLKQFYPNTILETGSDLIFFWVARMVMLGTELTGQLPFKQVLFHSLVRDKHGRKMSKSLGNVIDPLDVISGVSLERLQEKVTDGNLDPREKAVAMEAQKKDFPNGIPECGTDALRFALCSYKAQGEDISLSVSQVLSTRHFCNKMWQSVRFTLGALLDVGAPLTPLSETFPVSRIDKWICSQLYSTVEQCERGFESYELHTVTSALHSFWLHSLCDVYLECIKPVLKQQVTGNDGERAVEKKVAAAVLYHCVSTSLCLLSPFMPFLTEELWQRLQTVDLMRNTAQTSVCVQPYPTSSQLVHWHFPQEEADFPLVQEVVRVARALRAQYHITKERPDMWAVCMPDQAQTLHSFSPAICILGRVSNLHLYCPQEGATSLPFASALPPPEGSPFGVVDHSVQLHLDVQNCVNADKQIILLSQRKDTLHHRLQQALSQTRVPNYKEKVPQHIRQETENKIAALEQELKSIEDRLLALESIKKASKS; this is translated from the exons ATGTGGAGACTCACCTGTGGCAGATCTCTGAGGGAAGGTGGTGAAAGTTTACCCAGAGTGTTGAGAACATGGGGACGAAGGCGCTGTTCTGCAGCGGAGCAGCCTCCATCGCCCTCCTCTTCAAAGCCCTTACATCCACAAAGGACTCAATCAGAAAAGGCCAAacggaaaagaaagagagaagaagccATACTTCACAGC AATGTGGATAACACTGGCATGAAATGGTCAGAAAAAGAGAAGATAACATACCAAGCTGCTGTCTTGCCTGGAGAGAAGAAAG ATACCACTCTACCTCTCCCCCAGTCCTACAGCCCAGCATATGTTGAGTCCTGCTGGTATCCATGGTGGGAGAAACAGGGATTTTTCAGCCCTGAGAAGCAT AGTGAGCTGCCACACGCCGTGGACAGATATTTCTCCCTCTGTATCCCACCACCAAACGTGACTGGCACTCTGCACCTAGGTCATGCTTTGACTGTGGCCATAGAGGATGCTTTAGCTCGGTG GCGACGAATGCAAGGCTATAAGGTGTTGTGGGTGCCAGGCTGTGACCATGCAGGGATTGCAACACAG TCTGTGGTTGAGAGGAGGTTGCTAAGGGAGCAGGGCAAGTGTCGGCAGGACTACAGTAGAGAAGAATTCCTGCAGGAAGTCTggagatggaaaaaaga gaaaggagaagagattTATCATCAATTGAAGAAACTTGGCGCTTCGCTGGACTGGAGAAGGGCCTGTTTCACCATGGACCCG GGCTTTAGCAGTGCTGTGACAGAGGCCTTTGTTAGGATGTGTGATTCAGGGCTGATCTATCGCTCAGAAAGCCTGGTCAACTGGAGCTGTGCACTGGAGTCTGCAATCTCAGACATAGAG GTTGACTCAAAGCAGTTGTCTGGCAGGACTCTTCTGTCTGTTCCTGGCTACCAGAAGAAAGTAGAATTTGGGACAATGGTGACATTTGCATACCCTATAGATGGACAgg ACGGGGAGGTTGCTGTGTCGACCACACGTCCTGAGACCATGCTGGGTGATGTGGCCATTGCTGTGCATCCTGATGACACCCGATATCAG GCTCTCCATGGAAAACAGTGCAGACACCCTTTTATGAACAGACTCCTGCCTATAATCGCAGATCCTATGGTGGACATGGATTTGGGTACAG GAGCTGTGAAGCTGACCCCTGCTCATGATTACACCGACTTCCTGCTTTCTGAGAGACActcactgccacgtctgactGTGATTGGAGGAGATGGTACCATGACTTCACTCTGTGGTCCCTGGCTTGAG GGAGTTCAGCGATTTGAGGCCAGGGAACGAGTGATTAGTGCATTGATGGAGATTAAGCTTTTTAGAGGAAAGAAGGAACATCCCATGTCTTTACCAATTTGCAG CCGTTCCGGAGATGTCATTGAACCCTTGCTGAAGAAACAGTGGTTTGTTCGCTGTGAGAAAATGGCAAAGAAGGCAATTCAA GCTGTCGATGAGGGAGATCTGGAAATAATTCCTCACTTTTATATCAAAACATGGAAGAACTGGCTGTCTAACATCAG TGATTGGTGCATTTCTAGACAACTTTGGTGGGGTCATCAGATTCCAGCTTATCAAGTGACATTGCCAGACTCTGATACACAAGAG GAGCTGTGGGTGTGGGGCCGGAACGAATCTGAAGCCAGAGAGCGTGCAGCTGCAAAATTTGGAGTGTCCCCCAATGCTGTTATTCTCACACAAG ATCCGGATGTGTTGGACACGTGGTTCTCTTCAGGTCTTTTCCCATTCGCCATGCTGGGTTGGCCTCAGCAG ACAGAAGACTTGAAGCAGTTCTATCCCAACACCATTCTGGAGACTGGAAGTGACCTCATCTTTTTCTGGGTGGCCAGGATGGTAATGCTGGGTACAGAGCTGACTGGCCAGCTACCCTTTAAACAG GTGCTCTTTCATTCTCTGGTGAGGGATAAGCACGGTCGGAAGATGAGTAAGTCTTTGGGAAATGTCATCGACCCTCTGGATGTAATCTCAGGTGTCTCTCTAGAG AGACTTCAAGAGAAGGTCACTGACGGTAACTTGGACCCAAGAGAGAAAGCTGTTGCTATGGAAGCACAG AAGAAAGATTTCCCAAACGGTATTCCGGAGTGTGGGACAGACGCACTGCGATTCGCTCTCTGCTCCTACAAAGCCCAGG GGGAGGACATCAGTCTGTCCGTGTCTCAGGTGCTGAGCACTAGACACTTCTGTAATAAGATGTGGCAGAGCGTACGCTTCACTCTTGGAGCTTTGCTAGACGTAGGAGCTCCACTGACGCCACTATCTGAG ACTTTTCCTGTGTCAAGGATAGACAAGTGGATCTGTTCGCAACTATACAGCACAGTGGAGCAGTGTGAGAGGGGCTTTGAGAGTTATGAGCTGCACACAGTCACCTCCGCTCTGCATTCCTTCTGGCTCCACAGCCTCTGTGACGTCTACCTA GAGTGCATCAAACCAGTCTTGAAACAACAGGTCACTGGAAACGATGGAGAAAGAGCAGTAGAGAAGAAGGTTGCCGCCGCTGTGCTTTATCACTGCGTGTCCACTTCTCTGTGCCTCCTTTCACCTTTCATGCCGTTTCTCACTGAGGAGCTTTGGCAAAGACTGCAGACTGTTGACCTGATGCGTAATACGGCTCAGACCAGCGTGTGTGTGCAGCCCTATCCGACGTCCTCTCAGCTG GTTCACTGGCATTTTCCTCAGGAGGAAGCTGATTTTCCTTTGGTTCAGGAAGTGGTCAGGGTGGCAAGAGCACTGAGAGCCCAATATCACATAACTAAGGAAAGACCAGATA TGTGGGCAGTGTGCATGCCAGACCAAGCTCAAACTCTCCACAGCTTTAGCCCTGCTATTTGTATCCTGGGCCGGGTCTCCAACCTGCACCTGTACTGTCCTCAAGAGGGTGCTACATCTCTCCCATTTGCCTCTGCCCTGCCTCCACCTGAAGGCAGTCCCTTTGGTGTGGTTGACCATTCTGTCCAATTACACCTTGATGTACAG AACTGTGTTAATGCTGATAAACAGATAATCCTTCTGTCTCAGCGTAAAGACACTCTTCACCATAGACTTCAGCAAGCACTCTCTCAAACTAGAGTGCCAAACTACAAGGAAAAGGTTCCTCAACATATTCGCCAGGAGACTGAAAATAAG ATTGCAGCTTTGGAGCAGGAGCTAAAGAGCATTGAGGACCGACTTTTGGCTTTGGAGTCTATAAAAAAGGCTTCCAAAAGTTAA
- the ppp1r11 gene encoding E3 ubiquitin-protein ligase PPP1R11, translated as MAEVPGPSSETITETVPTGAPPPPPQQEGRSLTIKLRKRKTEKKVEWSSDTVDNEHLGRRSSKCCCVYEKPRQFGESSTESEGEDEEGCGSAHCILGHGRGHGQRGSGGATAPPGSGGTNPH; from the exons ATGGCGGAGGTCCCTGGTCCGTCCAGCGAGACGATAACGGAGACGGTGCCGACGGGCGCGCCTCCACCGCCGCCTCAGCAG GAGGGAAGAAGTTTGACCATCAAGCTTCGAAAGAGGAAGACTGAGAAAAAGGTGGAGTGGTCCAGTGACACGGTGGACAATGAACACTTGGGAAGGAGGTCCTCAAAAT GTTGCTGCGTTTACGAGAAGCCTCGGCAGTTTGGAGAATCCTCCacggagagtgagggagaggacGAAGAAGGCTGTGGCAGTGCACACTGCATTCTGGGACACGGAAGAGGTCATGGACAGAGAGGGAGCGGTGGGGCCACAGCGCCCCCTGGCTCCGGCGGTACAAACCCTCACTAA
- the c3h6orf47 gene encoding uncharacterized protein C6orf47 homolog has translation MTAVVGRVWAWVSPANLYRPWGSKAKADKAFTSEGQLKSRWSLGGLTSWVWGGQKNQTDQMTPIEEFWEAEETHKPLEVEDLSAAETETAAPQKAPRWWSRMLPSAYFFWPRSSTADGLRQRKYTGWNEAFERDFDTKDGELSDYGTPPPSPTPLMKRPSPFQILARTWTGEILPEHYEICFNFLRHLFDLFVVGFLWTVSHPTKFILDILGVQGALKLWIHGMAMFLVSSVGMAGLLWLVQEYLPQFALVYGIVQALVISVSVQQSVILGTGDEGEDYNGEDVEKEEGYDEEQIGASNGTKE, from the coding sequence ATGACAGCTGTTGTAGGACGTGTCTGGGCATGGGTGAGCCCAGCGAACCTGTATCGGCCCTGGGGCAGCAAGGCCAAAGCTGACAAAGCCTTCACAAGTGAGGGTCAGCTGAAAAGCAGGTGGAGCCTGGGGGGGTTGACCTCCTGGGTTTGGGGTGGGCAGAAGAATCAAACTGACCAAATGACACCAATTGAGGAGTTCTGGGAGGCAGAGGAGACACACAAACCCTTAGAAGTGGAAGACTTGAGTGCGGCTGAGACAGAAACCGCGGCCCCGCAGAAGGCTCCACGGTGGTGGAGCCGGATGCTTCCTTCTGCCTATTTCTTTTGGCCGAGATCATCCACTGCCGACGGGCTCCGGCAAAGGAAGTATACTGGTTGGAATGAGGCCTTTGAAAGGGACTTTGATACCAAAGACGGAGAGCTTTCGGACTATGGCACCCCTCCTCCGTCTCCTACACCGCTTATGAAGAGGCCGTCTCCGTTCCAGATCCTTGCTCGCACCTGGACAGGAGAAATCCTTCCAGAGCACTATGAGATATGCTTCAATTTTCTTCGCCACCTCTTCGACCTGTTTGTGGTTGGATTCCTGTGGACAGTCTCCCACCCTACTAAGTTCATTCTGGACATCCTTGGCGTCCAAGGTGCCCTGAAACTGTGGATCCATGGCATGGCCATGTTTCTTGTTTCATCTGTAGGGATGGCCGGTCTGCTGTGGCTGGTTCAGGAGTACCTGCCTCAATTTGCTTTGGTTTATGGCATCGTTCAAGCCCTGGTGATTTCCGTCAGCGTGCAACAGAGCGTGATCCTGGGAACGGGGGATGAAGGAGAGGACTACAATGGGGAAGACGTAGAGAAGGAGGAGGGATATGACGAGGAACAGATTGGAGCAAGTAATGGTACCAAGGAATGA